Part of the Methanococcus voltae genome, TCAATACTAGTTAATTTTTTGATTTTTTCCATTTTATCGTTGCTAATTTTACCCATTGCTAACGAAACTGAATATATGGGAATATCATTCAAAGCATTATACGTACCGTCGATTGGATCCAAAATTACAATATATTTAGGTGTTCCCCTACCAATTACCTTAAAACCTATCTCTTCGCTGATTAAGATTGCAGAACAGAACTTTTCAAGGGAACTTATAGCGATATTTTCAGCTATCAAATCTATTCTTTTAGTAGGTGTTCCATCAGCACCTATTTTCACGATTTCGTTGGATTTTTCCCATCCGATTAACGGGCGAATACTTCTTTCCAAATTTTCTGTTACCTTTATTGCCATTTTAAGCATTTCTTCAGCCATTCTTTTCACCCATGTGATACATATAATATTATAAGATCGTTATTTTCATATTACATACGAATATAGGTATAAATTACGAATGTAAATTTATGAGTTTAATTATGTAATTATACTCATATAATATTATTTAATTAATTTACAAATATCGCTAAATTTAAGATATCAAGTAATAAATAATACTAAAATCAATACTTAATTTAAATGATATATAAATTAATAAAAAAAATAAGATAATAATATAATAAGATAATAAAGGAATAAAATAATAAAATAATAAAATAATAGGTGCTAATATGCTTATTATGCTTGTAGGATTACCATCTGTTGGGAAATCTACTTTTTCAAAGAATTTATCCAAAAAACTCATTGAAAACAATATTGACAATGTTATATTAGGAACGGACTTAATTAGGGAAAGTTTTCCCATTTGGAAGGAAAATTACGAAGACTATATAAAAAAAATGAACACTTATCTCATAAGCAAAGCTTTAGAAGAAGGATTTACCGTAATTGTAGATGACACTAATTATTACAACTCTAAAAGAAGAGATTTGACACACTTGGCGAATTCAAAAGATAAAAATTGCATATCTATCTATTTGAAAGCTCCATTAGAGGTTTTACTTGCTAGGAACATAGAAAGAGGAGCTAAAATCCCTAATTCAGTTATTGAAGATATGTATTTAAAATTTGACGAAATGGGTACAAAATACAAATGGGACAAACCAGATTTGGAGATAAATACTCATTTGGAAGATATAAATTTTGATGAAATAGTTGATAAAATTATTAAATTAGATAATGAAAAATCAAGTATTAACTGCAAGTTTAAATCTAAAGATATTGAAAATTCTGATAACAATGATAATTATAATTTTAAAAATAAATTAGATGTAGAAACTAGACATATTGTAGGCGAATTTATCAAAAATAACAAGAATTTATCAAAAGAGAATATTAAAAAATTATCAAATTACCGTAAAAACTATATTAAAAATTTAAAAGATATTGAAAAAGACGAAATAAATATAAAAAATGAAAGAGAATTTAATGAATATTTACTAACACTTTTGGAAAAATTTAAAAAAGAAATAAAAAAAGTTATTTAATTTACTAAATTTAAATAAGCTTCTTCTGCTTTTTCATAAACTTTATCTTCATCCATTGTTGTCATTTTTCCATTTTCTAAAACTATTTTTCCGTTGATTATAACAGTTTCTACGACGCCGTTGAATGAATATGCTAAATGCGAAATTATATTCTTATTAGGTATTAACGTAGGATTTTTTAAATCCAAAATTACTAAATCTGCCCACATACCTTCTTTTATTTCTCCGGAGTTATAGTTTAAAGCTTTACTTGCATTTTTAGTCGCCATGTTTAAAACTTCAGATACTTTTACAACAGTTGAATCTTGTTGAACTCCTTTGTGGACTGTTGCGCAAGCTTTTATACTTTCGAACAAGTTTAAATTGTTATTACTTGCACATCCGTCGGTACCTAATGTAACATTTATATTGTTTTTTAAATATGTTGGAATTGGTGCAATTCCCGAACCCAATTTTAAGTTGCTGAGAGGGTTGTGTGAAACGTAGATATTTTTGTCTTTTAAAATATTTATTTCATTATCCGATAAGTGAACACAGTGTGCTGCAACTACATTTATATCGTCAAATACACCTAATGAATTTAAGAATTCGAAAGGTCTCATTCCTGTTTTTTCTTTTATTTGTCTTATTTCATCTTCTGTTTCATTCATATGGATATTCATAGGAATGTTGTGTTCTTTTGCTAATTCATGAGCGTGTTGCAATAAGTCTGCTGAACATGTATAAGGTGCGTGAGGACCTACTGCTGCATTTATAAGCCCATTTCTATTATGTGCTTTTTCTAAGGAGTTCAAAACATCTTTTTGTGCCCTTATTTCGGTTTGTTTTTTTTCCTCATCACACAAGTCAATTAATCCATAGGATAATGTACATCTCATATTTGCAGTTTCTACGGCTTTTATGATAGAGTCTGTGAAAAAGTACATATCATTGAATGCAACAGTTCCGGTTTTAATCATTTCCATACATCCAAGCATGGTGCCTGCATAAATTATCTCGTCGTCCAATTTAGCTTCTAATGGCCAAATATGATTACCTAACCAGTCCATTAATGGTAAATCATCCGCTACCCCCCTAAATATTGTCATAGGTATGTGGGTATGGGTGTTTATCAAACCAGGCATTATTGCTTTTTTAGTACCGTCGATTACTATTGCACCTTCGGGTGTTTTAAGTTGTCCTGCGTCGCATACTTTGGTTATTATGTTGTTTTCGATTAAAATATCTGATTTTTTACATTTTTGTGGTTCTTCAAAATTATTCAAAACTAATATATTTTTAATTGCTATCATATTTTCCCTACGCCTTATAAGTTACTTTAAGATTTAAAATTAAGATTAAGATTAAGATTAAAATTTAAAAGAATGATTTATTAAAAAAATTTATTTAATTTATTTAAGTATTATTAGTTTAGGTATTATTATTAGTTTATTTGTATTTAGTAATTTAGTTATTTTACCGATACTTATTGATTTGGAGCTTTTCTGCCTCTTTGTATCAATTTTTGTCTTTTTTCAATTTGTTGAGCTCTTTTTTCCAAATCTGCTCTTATATTTGTTATTTCTTGATTTAATTTTGCAATGTGCTGATTTATTACATCTTTTGTTTTTTGTAACTCTTCGATACTGTGTTTAAAGTCATCTGCGGCACTTTCCACGTCTTTTTCCATGAATATATCTGAAGCTACTGCTACAATTACTTTTCCCGGTGTTTTAACTTCTGCTTTTACAAAAGCTCCACCACCTAAAGGTATAATAATCTCACCTTCAGTATTAGTAGCATACATTGAATCAATACCTTTTTCAAGTTCTGATATCATTACTTCAATACCTGATGATTCTTCTTGTAATTTTTTTACTTGTTCTCCATAAACATCTAATGCCATGAATTGATTTTGAGTTTCTTGATTTTGCATAGTTTCACCGCTAATATAATTTATACATAGTATGTTTTACATTTATTTATCTTATGCTATTGAAGTACTATGAATTACTATTAAAATACTAATATTAAATTATTATCTTATTAAATCATACTTTATGATTATTTGACATTTACATATTTATTAATATTTATTTTTTCAAGTTATTTGCATTTGTAATTAAATTACTATGGTATTTGTTTATTTAACTTTGCATTTAAAATGAAATAATAATCGAATAGTTTATAAATTATCAATCCATATATTTGTATAAATTATAATTATTAATAATTATAAATAATAAGTATAATTAATAATTATATATTACGTGTTACATAATATCATTACATCAAACGTATGGTTATATTATCAAAGTATCAGTGTTAACTCTCTCGTAAATTTTGTTAAAAGGTGTTATAATGAAGTTATTGAGTATTTTCGAATATATTTTAGTTATGATAAAAGCAATAGCAGAGGCTTGGGTGGATGTATTTAAAAGATGTACGAATAACCAAATAAATCCCGAAATAATGGATATCGAAACTGAAATAAACAGTTTATACGGTCAGGTTTTATTAGCTTGTAGTATCACCATAACTCCAGGTACTTTAACTATTGATTTAGACCATGATTCAAAAACTTTAAAAGTAGCTTCAATAAGCCCTAGAAAAAAAGACGAAATAATACCTTTTGAAAAATATATTAAAAATATATTCGACTAAATTTAAAATAATATATTCGATTATAATTTAACATTTTTTTTACATTTGCTATATTTTTATATTTTTATATTTTTTTATAGTTATTTTTTTATTGAACAAACCAATTTGGGAATTCATATAATTTATAACCGCCTAAAGGTCCAGGTTTTGTAGTTATTCCAAATCCCAATTTTCGCAAGTCATTTATTCTGTTGTGTACAGCAACTCGGCTATCTCGTTCAATATAATTCTTTAAGTATTCTCCAGAAATATATTGTGAATTTTTGGATAAAATACCTTTAGTTCGTAATATTTCAATAATTTCAGTACTTGATAATCCATTCTCAGACATTTCTTCACAAAAGTCATTAATATCTAAAAAAACACAAAGAATTTTAAAATGACCCAAATCTAGTTTTAAATTAATTTCAAAAGCTTTTTCAAGAAAAGTCCAAAATTCAAGCTCTCTTTTCTTATGTATCTCTAATTTATTCAACATTAAACAACACCAAAAGTTATACAGTCAATATACCTTACACTTAGCCATAGGTATGGCCATGTTTGAATAAAAATATAATTAATAAGTAAATTAAGTATTAATGGCTATTTATAAGTATTGTCAAAAATTATTAAATATGATTTAACTTATCTTTAATTAAAAATTAAAAGAAGAATTTAGTTTTTTTAACATCTATTAAATTAATATTGTATTAAAAATATTATACGTTATAACTTAAGTTATTGTAACATAACTTTATTTTCGAACTGAAACCTTATGACTTACCTTACGAGCTACGGCAATTTCACCTATTTTTATTAAACCTGTGAAAAATTTCTCTAAACCGCCACATGCCCAAATAGCTTGCCCAAATGTAGATTCTTTAATTCGCGACTCGTATTCTTTACCCGTTATTCGTTCCCCAGTTATTTGTTTCGTTACAATTGCTGCGGAATCCATTAATTCATCCCATGAAATACCCTTTAATTCAGCATTTAGTGATTTAAATATGTTGTATACGGGTATGTCGTACATTTTTGCCAAAGTTTTAGTTATATCGCAATTTCTGACTAAACCCACTAATGTACCATCATCCGCTAAAACAGGAATACTAACAACTTTATGTTTTACGATTTTTAAAACTGCATTTTTTGCAGGTTCTTCTTTATTTAAAACAATTATAGTATCCAGTTTGTGCATAACATCTTTTATTAGTATTTTTTTATCATCTACGACCAATAAATCAATTGAATTTACCCAGCCTACTAATTTATCCGTTCTATCAATTATCGGCGTACTAAATTTTTTACGATTGTGCATAATTTTTGAAACGACTTCTACAGTATCCTCAGGATATACCTTTATAAATTTTGTGTCCATTAATGCTTTTACTTTCATTTTACGCCTCCAACATAGAAAATAAAATTAATTTGTAAACCAATTAATAATTAATCGATTAATCAGTTTTAATTATGACTAATAAGTAGTATCATAACTATTTGATTAAGATGTTTTAAATATAGTATTATGAGATGCAGTTATAAATATATTTGTAAATTATAGGTTATAATTTATTTGGTTTAATATTTTCAATAATGTAATAATGGATAAATAAAAATTATATTTTAAAAAAACTTTAAATTGTAGGGTAATTAAGTTATAATTAAATTTTTAGTATTATTTATTAATTATTTTAGATATTGCAGATACTGGACAATTTTTTTCACAAATACTGCAATGTACGCAGGTTTTTCCATCGATTTCAATTTTTCCATCGTAAGATATTGCAGATACGGGACATAAGTCATAGCAAACCATACAATCGATACATTTATCGTTATTTACCACAAATTCGTCTTCAAAGTTAATATCGCTTATTTCGTAGTCCACTTTTATTGCGTCAACAGGACATACTTTCTCACAGGCTGTACAACCCATACATAAGTCCTCGTTTACGTCGATAGATACTTTTCTTTCGACTTTAATAGCTTTAGGGGCACAAAAACGCTCGCAGATTGCACATTTTATACACTTATCCATATCTAAATTATGTTTTACCAATTTTATTTTACGGTGTTCTACAGGCATTTCCTCAATATTATAAATAACGTTTTCCTTATCGTCATCCAAAAATGCTTCTCCCTTTAAAACTTCTATTGCCCCCACAGGGCAAGTTTTAGCACAAATTTCACATTTTATACACTTTTCAGGGATTATTTTTGCAGAATTTTTTAAATTTGGTTTTTCAATTGCGTCAACAGGGCACGCCTCTAAGCATAACTCACAATGTACACACTTTTTAGGTTGGATATATAGGTTTTTTTGCAAAGGAATTTTTAAACCATCTGTTAATTGACCCTTAATTTCCTCTTTAGTGTACTTTAAATCTTTAGAAATTACATCCACTAATTCATCAACAGGTTTTTTAATTTTTATCATATATTCACCCAAGGATAATAATATATTACACCTAACAATTTCTACATAACTTATACGAATAAATATAAACCCTAATTAAAATTTAAAAGTAATTAATAATAATTAATAAGAATTATAATAAACTTATAAATTTAGCTAGTTACTTGTTTAATTACATTTATATTTCATTAATCGTATGTAATTGCACTTGCAGGGCATATTTGACCACAGTGTCCGCATAAAACACATTTTTCGGTGAATAACATCCTATTTTGACCTTTATCGATATCTATTGCATCAAAAGGACAATTTTTTAGACAGATATTGCACATTATACATTTTTTTGTGTCATAGTTTAGTATTTTATGCTTTTCGTGGCTTTTTTTAATTTTAAGCTCATTATTTTTAATTTTAAGCTTTATTTGTGTAAGGGATATGGCATCAACG contains:
- a CDS encoding 4Fe-4S binding protein, whose translation is MIKIKKPVDELVDVISKDLKYTKEEIKGQLTDGLKIPLQKNLYIQPKKCVHCELCLEACPVDAIEKPNLKNSAKIIPEKCIKCEICAKTCPVGAIEVLKGEAFLDDDKENVIYNIEEMPVEHRKIKLVKHNLDMDKCIKCAICERFCAPKAIKVERKVSIDVNEDLCMGCTACEKVCPVDAIKVDYEISDINFEDEFVVNNDKCIDCMVCYDLCPVSAISYDGKIEIDGKTCVHCSICEKNCPVSAISKIINK
- a CDS encoding HTH domain-containing protein, translated to MLNKLEIHKKRELEFWTFLEKAFEINLKLDLGHFKILCVFLDINDFCEEMSENGLSSTEIIEILRTKGILSKNSQYISGEYLKNYIERDSRVAVHNRINDLRKLGFGITTKPGPLGGYKLYEFPNWFVQ
- the pfdA gene encoding prefoldin subunit alpha; this encodes MQNQETQNQFMALDVYGEQVKKLQEESSGIEVMISELEKGIDSMYATNTEGEIIIPLGGGAFVKAEVKTPGKVIVAVASDIFMEKDVESAADDFKHSIEELQKTKDVINQHIAKLNQEITNIRADLEKRAQQIEKRQKLIQRGRKAPNQ
- a CDS encoding 4Fe-4S binding protein is translated as MSSEILKKYFGDLNVDLNLSNQYIKSYIDIDSEKCVFCNRCAEVCPVDAIDLNFPENSIINEKCVHCGTCISECPVDAISLTQIKLKIKNNELKIKKSHEKHKILNYDTKKCIMCNICLKNCPFDAIDIDKGQNRMLFTEKCVLCGHCGQICPASAITYD
- a CDS encoding amidohydrolase, yielding MIAIKNILVLNNFEEPQKCKKSDILIENNIITKVCDAGQLKTPEGAIVIDGTKKAIMPGLINTHTHIPMTIFRGVADDLPLMDWLGNHIWPLEAKLDDEIIYAGTMLGCMEMIKTGTVAFNDMYFFTDSIIKAVETANMRCTLSYGLIDLCDEEKKQTEIRAQKDVLNSLEKAHNRNGLINAAVGPHAPYTCSADLLQHAHELAKEHNIPMNIHMNETEDEIRQIKEKTGMRPFEFLNSLGVFDDINVVAAHCVHLSDNEINILKDKNIYVSHNPLSNLKLGSGIAPIPTYLKNNINVTLGTDGCASNNNLNLFESIKACATVHKGVQQDSTVVKVSEVLNMATKNASKALNYNSGEIKEGMWADLVILDLKNPTLIPNKNIISHLAYSFNGVVETVIINGKIVLENGKMTTMDEDKVYEKAEEAYLNLVN
- a CDS encoding CBS domain-containing protein, producing the protein MKVKALMDTKFIKVYPEDTVEVVSKIMHNRKKFSTPIIDRTDKLVGWVNSIDLLVVDDKKILIKDVMHKLDTIIVLNKEEPAKNAVLKIVKHKVVSIPVLADDGTLVGLVRNCDITKTLAKMYDIPVYNIFKSLNAELKGISWDELMDSAAIVTKQITGERITGKEYESRIKESTFGQAIWACGGLEKFFTGLIKIGEIAVARKVSHKVSVRK
- the pstK gene encoding L-seryl-tRNA(Sec) kinase, yielding MLIMLVGLPSVGKSTFSKNLSKKLIENNIDNVILGTDLIRESFPIWKENYEDYIKKMNTYLISKALEEGFTVIVDDTNYYNSKRRDLTHLANSKDKNCISIYLKAPLEVLLARNIERGAKIPNSVIEDMYLKFDEMGTKYKWDKPDLEINTHLEDINFDEIVDKIIKLDNEKSSINCKFKSKDIENSDNNDNYNFKNKLDVETRHIVGEFIKNNKNLSKENIKKLSNYRKNYIKNLKDIEKDEINIKNEREFNEYLLTLLEKFKKEIKKVI
- a CDS encoding monovalent cation/H+ antiporter subunit E, which translates into the protein MKLLSIFEYILVMIKAIAEAWVDVFKRCTNNQINPEIMDIETEINSLYGQVLLACSITITPGTLTIDLDHDSKTLKVASISPRKKDEIIPFEKYIKNIFD